CCAGAAAGACAATGGAAGACCGTCCAAAATGAGCAACGTACGCTCCACATAATCCAGGACAGGATTGGAATCCTTTAGTTCTCCTATGGAGCGGATGCGTTCCAGATTGACAATACGCTCCTCAGCCGAAACGAGCAGCTTCAGCCAAGTCGGCATATCCCAGGCTAGATCATTTTCTTTCCGATAGTTAGCTATGGCTTTTAATGATTGCAGCATTTTTCTCACCTCGTGTGATTCGGATTAGTATGCACAGGAGACTTTGGAAAAAAACTTCTGGATACACTCTTTTATAAACTACACTTTACCATACATTTGCAGCTTCCATCCCGTGGAAAATATTAAACATTTTGATCATGTAAAAAGAAGTCCCCTTGCTTTCACAAATAAAAAAAGATACCCTCTAGCCTTTAGCTTAGAAGATATCTTATTCACCTTGTTATACGTAGCAAGATTATATTTCTTATTTATTCACAGGAGCTCCGTCTGGTACTGGAATGCCAAAATCAGGGGTTCCATCCTCATTCCACTTCAACGGCTGCACGCGTGTATGTCGATTGGGATCATACAGCGGGTCACCTGTAATTTCCTTGTAATTACGGGCGTGATATACGAGAACATCGCTACCGTCAGGTGCCACTGTAAAGCTGTTGTGGCCTGGCCCGAATTGACCTGTTTCCTCATTCGTGCAGAATATTGGCACAGGAGACTTCGCCCACGATTTCGGATCGAGCAAATCCGCATTCTCATCTGCCGTCAGCAGACCCATGCAATAATTGTGGTCGGTCGCGCTGGCTGAATAACTGATAAAGATCCGTCCATTCCGTTTCAGAACCGCTGCTCCCTCATTCACCTTAAAACCGATGACCTCCCAATCATATTCAGGGGTAGAGATCATCACTTGCTCGCCGCGCAGCGTCCACGGATTACTCATTTCAGAGATGTACAGATTGGAATTACCAACAATGTCCGGGTCCTTCTGGGCCCACACATAATACAGAACTCCATTATGCTGGAAGGTTGTTGCATCAAGAGCGAAGGATTCCCATCGGGTTTTGATCTGTCCCTTCTCCACCCACTCTCCTTCCAGTGGGTTGGCAGAATCATTTTCCAGCACAAACATCCGGTGGTCGAACAGGCCTTCCTTCGTTTCTGTTGTACGAGCTGCTGCAAAATAAATGTACCATTTATCATGAATAAAATGAATTTCCGGTGCCCAAATGTTCGCGCTTAATGGGCCTGTCTCATATTTGTGCCACACTGCGACAGGCTCTGCCGTGTTCAATCCTTGAATGGTCCGGGCCCGCCGCACCTCAATGCGGTCATACTCCGGCACAGAGCCGGTAAAATAATAGTATCCATCACTGTGCTTGTAAATCCAGGGGTCTGCCCGTTGCTCAATGACCGGATTAATAAAAGGTACAGGTTGATTCATGGTTTTTCTCTCCTCCATGTGTAATATGTAGTTCATAACTTTAATTGCTGATACGCTTACCCCAAATGGAAATTCCCTTATTGTTCATGCCTGTAAAAACGAGCGTCTGGCGACCCAGCTCCCAATCCCATGAAGGAAGCAATAACAGTTGCTCCCGGGTTCCTTCGGATGTATCGCTCCAATTCAGTGTTAAAGTACGCTTGCCGTCAAAGGTCCACTGGCCTTTAAGAGTTCCGCTGGTTGCCCGTCCTCCGTCTTCCAGACGAAGTGGTGCAGCTTCCACCTGACCATCGACTTCCTGCTTCATGACGATGCGTTCCCAACTGCCGGATAATAATCTTTGAGGTATATCCTGCTCCTTCTCGCCTGCATACCGTTCCGGGGATACGACAGGCCAGCCATCAGCCGTCCACAATATTTTGCGTACATGCAGGTACGGCCAACTCTTGTCCGTTTCTCCCCGCGCATGATGAACCATATAATAATCCTCTCCGTCCTTCAGCACGGAATTATGACCTGGCGCAACCCAGCCTTCTCCTTCGCTGAATCGATAACCGCCCAGTACCTTATTGCCAATCTCGTATTGAGGCAAATAACTGGTGTCAGCCATATCATGTCCGTTTATATCCACGTAAGGCCCTGTGATAGAGTCCGAGCGGGCAACGCGCACATTATAGTCCTCAAACAAAGAATCATACGAGACGAACAAGTAATATTTACGGAAGGCTGGATTGTACACAATGTAAGGTCCTTCCACTGCACCGTCCTCAGTTGCCCGGTCTCTGGCAGCGATATTTGTGCCATAACCTGGCTCTTGAAGCTTCCCGGTCCAGGGATCAAGCCGCGTAATATAAATACCGCCAAAAAAAGAACCGTACACCATCCACGGATTCCCCTCCGCATCCAACACCGGATTAGCATCAATCGCATTCAGCTTGTCATGCTCATCCGTTGTAACGACCAGCCCCTCGTCCTTCCAAGGGCCTTCCGGGGATTGGGATGTCTGCAACCCGATGGCTGACCGCCTACTGCCAAAGGTAGAGGCAGAGTAATACATCCGATAGGTATCCCCCATCTTGATAACATCTGGCGCCCACAGATTCGTTGCGGATGACCA
This DNA window, taken from Paenibacillus kribbensis, encodes the following:
- a CDS encoding glycoside hydrolase family 43 protein; the protein is MNQPVPFINPVIEQRADPWIYKHSDGYYYFTGSVPEYDRIEVRRARTIQGLNTAEPVAVWHKYETGPLSANIWAPEIHFIHDKWYIYFAAARTTETKEGLFDHRMFVLENDSANPLEGEWVEKGQIKTRWESFALDATTFQHNGVLYYVWAQKDPDIVGNSNLYISEMSNPWTLRGEQVMISTPEYDWEVIGFKVNEGAAVLKRNGRIFISYSASATDHNYCMGLLTADENADLLDPKSWAKSPVPIFCTNEETGQFGPGHNSFTVAPDGSDVLVYHARNYKEITGDPLYDPNRHTRVQPLKWNEDGTPDFGIPVPDGAPVNK
- a CDS encoding arabinan endo-1,5-alpha-L-arabinosidase, with the protein product MVMLLMLGLSGCGDNTPDPVYPQAPPPDHLYDQSVINDEHRWTINNAHDPAIIKTDQGYYVYSTDVKTGGELRPGVMVRKSNDLIHWNWVQYALPGIPKEAGAWSSATNLWAPDVIKMGDTYRMYYSASTFGSRRSAIGLQTSQSPEGPWKDEGLVVTTDEHDKLNAIDANPVLDAEGNPWMVYGSFFGGIYITRLDPWTGKLQEPGYGTNIAARDRATEDGAVEGPYIVYNPAFRKYYLFVSYDSLFEDYNVRVARSDSITGPYVDINGHDMADTSYLPQYEIGNKVLGGYRFSEGEGWVAPGHNSVLKDGEDYYMVHHARGETDKSWPYLHVRKILWTADGWPVVSPERYAGEKEQDIPQRLLSGSWERIVMKQEVDGQVEAAPLRLEDGGRATSGTLKGQWTFDGKRTLTLNWSDTSEGTREQLLLLPSWDWELGRQTLVFTGMNNKGISIWGKRISN